The Methylobacterium currus genome contains a region encoding:
- the trhA gene encoding PAQR family membrane homeostasis protein TrhA: protein MSVQDSYPDVSSSPVPRFAPDGRPLSLAWTYTPRELLADGVVHVVGVSLGVIGALALTISAVLSRLSPSETVAVAVYAAGLVAMLGTSAAYNMCPVGRLKWRLRRADHATIFLMIAGTYTPLVTLVGTDGFAFGLLAAIWLVAVAGAAVKLTLPGRFDRLAIALYLALGWSGLMAYESVIAALSPGALWLLAAGGLLYSLGVIFHVWRQLPFQNAIWHGFVLAAAACHYGAVFRSVLDVGA, encoded by the coding sequence ATGTCTGTGCAGGACTCTTACCCCGACGTTTCCTCGAGCCCCGTCCCGCGCTTCGCCCCGGACGGCCGTCCCCTGAGCCTCGCCTGGACCTACACGCCGCGCGAATTGCTGGCGGACGGCGTCGTCCATGTGGTCGGGGTGAGCCTCGGCGTGATCGGCGCCCTGGCGCTGACGATCAGCGCCGTCCTCTCTCGGCTCAGCCCCTCCGAGACGGTCGCGGTCGCGGTCTACGCCGCCGGCCTCGTGGCGATGCTCGGCACCTCGGCCGCCTATAACATGTGTCCGGTCGGGCGGCTGAAATGGCGCCTGCGCCGGGCCGACCATGCCACCATCTTCCTGATGATCGCCGGCACCTACACGCCGCTCGTGACCCTCGTCGGCACCGACGGCTTCGCCTTCGGGCTGCTCGCCGCGATCTGGCTCGTGGCGGTGGCGGGGGCCGCCGTGAAGCTGACCCTGCCGGGCCGCTTCGACCGCCTGGCGATCGCCCTCTACCTGGCGCTGGGCTGGAGCGGGCTGATGGCCTACGAATCGGTCATCGCCGCCCTGTCGCCCGGCGCCTTGTGGCTGCTCGCGGCCGGCGGCCTGCTCTACTCGCTGGGGGTCATCTTCCACGTCTGGCGGCAATTGCCGTTCCAGAACGCCATCTGGCACGGCTTCGTGCTGGCGGCGGCAGCCTGCCATTACGGTGCGGTGTTCCGCAGCGTGCTCGATGTCGGGGCGTGA
- a CDS encoding COX15/CtaA family protein: protein MSSTSSISLAPPAAPVAAAPRSRRAVRTWLFVMAALVVAMVAVGGATRLTGSGLSITEWKPVTGAIPPLSAEAWAQEFAKYQATPQYRLLNEGMSLSEFQFIYGWEWGHRLLGRLIGLAFFLPLLVFWWRGQIDRRLGLSLVGLGAFGGLQGAVGWIMVASGLQPGMIAVAPIKLALHLTLASAIYAGLVWIASGLDRRRDEVVPARLSRTALALMALVLVQIALGGLVAGAKAGLTYNTWPLMDGGLVPGGLFSGTPWIENFVDNVALVQFNHRLTAYALLILAVLHAVDARRQAPGTGAARRATALAGLVAAQATLGIVTLLLVVPLWAALTHQVAAMLVLGMASAHARLCRAPREARLSRAPAAARAA from the coding sequence ATGAGCAGCACGTCCTCGATCAGCCTCGCCCCGCCTGCGGCGCCCGTCGCCGCGGCGCCCCGGTCCCGCCGTGCCGTGCGGACCTGGCTCTTCGTCATGGCCGCCCTGGTGGTGGCGATGGTGGCGGTCGGGGGCGCGACCCGGCTGACCGGGTCCGGCCTGTCGATCACCGAGTGGAAGCCGGTGACCGGCGCGATCCCGCCGCTCTCGGCCGAGGCCTGGGCCCAGGAATTCGCCAAGTACCAGGCGACGCCTCAGTACAGGCTGCTCAACGAGGGCATGAGCCTGTCCGAGTTCCAGTTCATCTATGGCTGGGAATGGGGCCACCGGCTGCTCGGCCGGCTGATCGGCCTCGCCTTCTTCCTGCCGCTCCTGGTCTTCTGGTGGCGCGGGCAGATCGACCGGCGCTTGGGCTTGAGCCTCGTCGGCCTCGGCGCGTTCGGCGGGCTTCAGGGGGCGGTGGGCTGGATCATGGTCGCGTCGGGCCTCCAGCCCGGCATGATCGCGGTGGCACCGATCAAGCTCGCCCTGCACCTGACGCTCGCGAGCGCGATCTATGCCGGCCTCGTCTGGATCGCCTCTGGCCTCGACCGGCGCCGCGACGAGGTGGTGCCGGCGCGGCTCTCCCGGACCGCGCTCGCCCTGATGGCGCTGGTGCTGGTGCAGATCGCCCTCGGCGGCCTCGTCGCCGGCGCGAAGGCCGGTCTGACCTACAACACCTGGCCGCTGATGGATGGCGGCCTCGTTCCCGGCGGCCTCTTTTCCGGCACGCCCTGGATCGAGAACTTCGTGGATAACGTCGCCCTGGTGCAGTTCAACCACCGGCTGACCGCCTACGCGCTCCTGATCCTCGCCGTGCTGCACGCCGTCGATGCGCGGCGTCAGGCCCCCGGCACCGGCGCGGCGCGGCGGGCGACCGCGCTCGCCGGCCTCGTCGCCGCGCAGGCGACGCTCGGCATCGTCACGCTGCTCCTGGTGGTGCCGCTCTGGGCGGCCCTCACCCACCAGGTCGCCGCCATGCTGGTGCTCGGCATGGCGAGCGCCCATGCCCGGCTCTGCCGGGCGCCCCGCGAAGCCCGGCTGTCCCGGGCGCCGGCGGCTGCGCGGGCGGCGTGA
- a CDS encoding GntR family transcriptional regulator, protein MTSAIEPHKARRLYLLLRDQITSGRLPPGARLPGEPALAAEHGLARVTVRRALDLLAGEGLVRRRAGSGTFVQGPADPRPVVGDLPNLLSGLIAMGRATGVRLLSFDYVAAPAGIAEALLLEPGERVQRSVRVRLIDGQPFSYLTTHVPERVGLSYSEADLAATPLLELMERSGVTADRATQAIGATLAGPEVAQALDLEVGSALIDLTRVVFDPSGRGVEHLHALYRPDRYAFQMDLLRTGDAGERRWTPAAAKPETRSRPAHRRPAP, encoded by the coding sequence GTGACCTCCGCGATCGAACCGCACAAGGCGCGCCGGCTGTACCTGCTGCTGCGCGACCAGATCACCAGCGGCCGGCTCCCTCCCGGCGCGCGGCTGCCGGGCGAACCGGCGCTCGCCGCCGAGCACGGGCTGGCGCGGGTGACCGTCCGGCGCGCCCTCGATCTCCTGGCCGGCGAGGGGTTGGTGCGGCGCCGGGCCGGATCCGGGACCTTCGTGCAGGGGCCGGCGGATCCCCGGCCGGTGGTCGGCGACCTGCCCAACCTGCTCTCGGGGCTGATCGCCATGGGGCGGGCCACCGGGGTGCGGCTCCTGTCCTTCGATTACGTCGCGGCGCCCGCGGGCATCGCCGAGGCGCTGCTTCTGGAACCCGGCGAGCGGGTGCAGCGCTCGGTGCGCGTCCGGCTGATCGACGGGCAGCCCTTTTCCTACCTCACCACCCATGTCCCCGAGCGCGTCGGCCTGTCCTATTCGGAGGCCGACCTCGCGGCGACGCCGCTCCTCGAGCTGATGGAGCGGTCCGGCGTCACCGCCGACCGGGCGACGCAGGCGATCGGCGCGACGCTCGCCGGGCCCGAGGTGGCGCAGGCCCTCGATCTCGAGGTCGGCTCGGCGCTCATCGACCTGACCCGGGTGGTGTTCGATCCGTCCGGCCGCGGCGTCGAGCACCTGCACGCGCTCTACCGGCCGGACCGCTACGCCTTCCAGATGGACCTCCTGCGCACCGGCGATGCCGGAGAGCGGCGCTGGACGCCCGCTGCTGCCAAACCCGAGACCCGCTCCCGCCCCGCCCACAGGAGGCCCGCCCCGTGA
- a CDS encoding ABC transporter substrate-binding protein gives MTSILVPSRRSVLRTGLAATSLMAMPAILRAQGAAVKLGIIQPVTGALANDGDLGKLGAELAVQDINAAGGLKGLGGAKLEIVFADSRSNPETAAQETERLNGEGVAAIVGGFGSGLCATASQAASRYDLPYLIDVGVADQLTQRGLKNTFRFSPSFGMVTKSALERLVALNDAAGKPARTVVIVHEDGLFGSGLAKLLQAELPKLGFEILETVSHPSPARDMANVVLRIRSLQPDLVIPSNYYGEFVLLARTMQQQRVRPKGIYAILGGGASSLRFVKEFPQAAEGVMDCNHWPDPKNPLTAELRKRTEAAGRAFAYNVPMNYSAVRLMAEAIEKAGAPDRLKIIEALSTQSFSSGVMPYGQSKFATGQNTSAMPLNTQVQGGDVKVIAPESFAEAKANFPFKA, from the coding sequence GTGACCTCGATCCTCGTTCCGTCCCGTCGCTCCGTCCTGCGCACCGGCCTCGCGGCGACCTCGCTCATGGCGATGCCGGCGATCCTGCGGGCGCAAGGCGCGGCCGTGAAGCTCGGCATCATCCAGCCGGTGACCGGCGCGCTCGCCAATGACGGCGACCTCGGCAAGCTCGGCGCCGAACTCGCGGTGCAGGACATCAACGCCGCCGGCGGCCTCAAAGGCCTCGGCGGCGCCAAGCTCGAGATCGTCTTCGCCGACAGCCGCTCGAACCCCGAGACGGCCGCGCAGGAGACCGAGCGCCTGAACGGCGAGGGCGTGGCGGCGATCGTCGGCGGCTTCGGCAGCGGGCTCTGCGCCACCGCGAGCCAGGCGGCCTCGCGCTACGATCTGCCCTACCTGATCGATGTCGGCGTCGCCGACCAGCTGACCCAGCGCGGGCTCAAGAACACCTTCCGGTTCTCGCCGAGCTTCGGCATGGTGACGAAGAGCGCGCTGGAGCGCCTCGTCGCGCTCAACGACGCCGCCGGCAAGCCGGCCCGCACGGTGGTGATCGTCCACGAGGATGGGTTGTTCGGCTCCGGCCTCGCCAAGCTGCTCCAGGCCGAGTTGCCGAAGCTCGGCTTCGAGATTCTGGAGACCGTGTCGCATCCGAGCCCGGCCCGCGACATGGCGAACGTGGTCCTGCGCATCCGCTCGCTCCAGCCCGACCTCGTCATCCCGTCGAACTATTACGGCGAGTTCGTGCTGCTGGCCCGCACGATGCAGCAGCAGCGGGTCCGGCCGAAGGGCATCTACGCGATCCTCGGCGGCGGCGCCTCGTCCCTGCGCTTCGTCAAGGAATTCCCGCAGGCGGCCGAGGGCGTGATGGATTGCAACCACTGGCCCGATCCGAAGAACCCGCTGACGGCGGAGCTGCGCAAGCGCACCGAGGCCGCCGGCCGCGCCTTCGCCTACAACGTGCCGATGAACTACTCCGCCGTGCGGCTGATGGCCGAGGCGATCGAGAAGGCCGGCGCGCCGGACCGCCTCAAGATCATCGAGGCCCTGTCGACCCAGAGCTTTTCGAGCGGCGTGATGCCCTACGGCCAGTCGAAATTCGCGACCGGCCAGAACACCAGCGCGATGCCGCTCAACACCCAGGTCCAGGGCGGCGACGTGAAGGTGATCGCGCCGGAGAGCTTCGCCGAGGCGAAGGCCAACTTCCCGTTCAAGGCGTGA
- a CDS encoding branched-chain amino acid ABC transporter permease, protein MYAPQILIEAALNGLMTGAVYALIALGLTLVYGVLHIINFAHGALLTVAMFAVWGAFALFHLDPYWAMLGIVPLMFGLGYGLQRFVIGPASHGSDNNVLLVTLGLSIVLENALLALFRSDTRALDSDAALQVVELGPLLLSTPRLIGFAASLAVTGLLWLVLNRTDTGRAIRAVAREKLGARLVGIEVDHVYAVTFGLGCACLAVAACLLMPTYYVNPRSGAAFVLVAFTIVVLGGMGSIAGALVGGLIIGVVESFSGLLLGDSLGQIGIFLIFILVLLVRPTGLFGARA, encoded by the coding sequence ATGTACGCGCCCCAGATCCTGATCGAGGCAGCGCTCAACGGCCTGATGACGGGGGCGGTCTACGCCCTCATCGCCCTCGGGCTGACCCTGGTCTACGGGGTGCTGCACATCATCAACTTCGCGCATGGTGCGCTCCTCACCGTCGCGATGTTCGCGGTCTGGGGCGCCTTCGCGCTGTTCCACCTCGATCCCTACTGGGCGATGCTCGGGATCGTGCCGCTGATGTTCGGCCTCGGCTACGGCCTGCAGCGCTTCGTCATCGGCCCGGCGAGCCACGGCAGCGACAACAACGTGCTGCTCGTGACCCTCGGCCTGTCGATCGTGCTGGAGAACGCGCTCCTGGCGCTGTTCCGCTCCGACACCCGCGCCCTCGATTCCGACGCCGCGCTCCAGGTGGTCGAGCTCGGGCCCCTCCTCCTCTCGACGCCGCGGCTCATCGGCTTCGCCGCCTCGCTCGCCGTCACGGGCCTTCTGTGGCTCGTCCTCAACCGCACCGATACGGGCCGGGCGATCCGGGCGGTGGCGCGGGAGAAGCTGGGGGCCCGCCTCGTCGGCATCGAGGTCGACCACGTCTACGCCGTCACCTTCGGGCTCGGCTGCGCCTGCCTCGCCGTCGCCGCCTGCCTCCTGATGCCGACCTACTACGTCAACCCGCGCTCGGGCGCCGCCTTCGTCCTCGTCGCCTTCACCATCGTGGTGCTCGGCGGCATGGGATCGATCGCCGGCGCCCTCGTCGGCGGCCTCATCATCGGGGTGGTCGAGAGCTTTTCCGGGCTCCTGCTCGGCGACAGCCTCGGGCAGATCGGCATCTTCCTGATCTTCATCCTGGTTCTGCTGGTGCGCCCGACCGGCCTGTTCGGAGCCCGCGCATGA
- a CDS encoding branched-chain amino acid ABC transporter permease, with amino-acid sequence MSARDLLPLILALAVLAALPFLGLSGSVLNFLVTTLIIALAGVGWNVLGGFGGQYSFGHAAFFGTGAYATAILQMKLGWNAWGALGAGIGIGALAGLAIGYLSFRAGLRGSYFALVTLAFAEVFRILANSADFTGGAAGLLLPLRPGLATLQFADRRAFYLLVLAFVGVALLASRWLERSRFGAHLIAVRENEEAARALGVDALSVKLRAIALSAAITAAAGGLYVQYFLYLDAGVAYGTWISVEALLAPIVGGIGTAFGPLVGALALQGLGEVTKHLAGGVPGVDLVVFGACLIAVIAFAPQGLLGLRRRRKARAERAVPVGA; translated from the coding sequence ATGAGCGCCCGCGACCTCCTGCCCCTGATCCTCGCCCTCGCGGTCCTCGCCGCCCTGCCCTTCCTCGGCCTGTCGGGCAGCGTGCTCAACTTCCTCGTCACCACGCTCATCATCGCGCTCGCGGGGGTGGGCTGGAACGTGCTCGGCGGCTTCGGCGGCCAGTACTCCTTCGGCCATGCCGCCTTCTTCGGCACCGGCGCCTACGCCACCGCGATCCTCCAGATGAAGCTCGGCTGGAACGCCTGGGGCGCGCTCGGCGCCGGGATCGGGATCGGGGCCCTCGCAGGCCTCGCCATCGGCTACTTGAGCTTCCGGGCGGGCCTGCGCGGCTCCTACTTCGCCCTGGTGACGCTCGCCTTCGCCGAGGTCTTCCGCATCCTGGCGAATTCCGCCGACTTCACCGGCGGCGCGGCCGGCCTGCTCCTGCCCCTGCGGCCGGGCCTCGCGACCCTGCAATTCGCCGACCGCCGCGCCTTCTACCTCCTGGTCCTCGCCTTCGTGGGCGTGGCGCTGCTGGCGTCCCGCTGGCTCGAGCGCTCGCGCTTCGGCGCCCATCTGATCGCCGTGCGCGAGAACGAGGAGGCGGCCCGCGCGCTCGGGGTCGATGCCCTCTCGGTGAAGCTGCGCGCCATCGCCCTCTCGGCGGCGATCACGGCGGCGGCCGGCGGTCTCTACGTGCAGTACTTCCTCTACCTCGATGCGGGCGTCGCCTACGGCACCTGGATCTCCGTCGAGGCGCTGCTCGCCCCGATCGTCGGCGGCATCGGCACCGCCTTCGGGCCGCTCGTCGGGGCGCTGGCGCTCCAGGGCCTCGGCGAGGTCACCAAGCACCTTGCCGGCGGCGTCCCGGGGGTCGACCTCGTGGTGTTCGGCGCCTGCCTGATCGCCGTCATCGCCTTCGCGCCCCAGGGGCTGCTCGGCCTGCGCCGCCGGCGCAAGGCCCGCGCCGAGCGCGCCGTTCCGGTGGGGGCCTGA
- a CDS encoding ABC transporter ATP-binding protein → MLAVDSLTKRFQGLVAVDHASLKVPAGSITGLIGPNGAGKTTLFGMISGFLAPSEGRVLFDGADVTAEAPHLRARRGIARTFQIVQPFAGLTVAENIAVGAYLRHPRRADAVAKAREVGTRVGLRDQLDKPAADLTVAGRKRLEVARALATEPRLLLLDEVLAGLNPSEIRDILPVVRSIRDGGVTILMIEHIMQAVMTLCEEVFVLAQGKMIASGPPRQVCADPQVIEAYLGKGAAARMKAEEAVHA, encoded by the coding sequence ATGCTCGCCGTCGATTCCCTCACCAAGCGCTTCCAGGGCCTCGTCGCGGTCGACCACGCCTCTCTCAAGGTGCCGGCCGGCTCGATCACCGGGCTCATCGGCCCGAACGGGGCGGGCAAGACCACCCTGTTCGGCATGATCTCGGGCTTCCTCGCCCCCAGCGAGGGCCGGGTGCTGTTCGATGGCGCGGACGTGACCGCGGAGGCGCCGCACCTGCGGGCTCGCCGCGGCATCGCCCGCACCTTCCAGATCGTCCAGCCCTTCGCGGGCCTGACGGTGGCCGAGAACATCGCCGTCGGCGCCTATCTGCGCCACCCGCGCCGCGCCGACGCCGTGGCCAAGGCCCGCGAGGTCGGGACCCGGGTGGGCTTGCGCGACCAGCTCGACAAGCCGGCCGCCGACCTCACCGTGGCCGGGCGCAAGCGCCTGGAGGTGGCCCGCGCGCTCGCCACCGAGCCGCGTCTCCTCCTCCTCGACGAGGTGCTGGCGGGCCTCAACCCCTCCGAGATCCGCGACATCCTGCCGGTGGTGCGATCGATCCGCGACGGCGGCGTCACCATCCTGATGATCGAGCACATCATGCAGGCGGTGATGACCCTGTGCGAGGAGGTCTTCGTCCTGGCGCAAGGGAAGATGATCGCGTCCGGCCCGCCGCGGCAGGTCTGCGCCGACCCGCAGGTGATCGAGGCCTATCTCGGCAAGGGCGCGGCCGCGCGCATGAAGGCTGAGGAGGCCGTCCATGCTTGA
- a CDS encoding ABC transporter ATP-binding protein translates to MLEVTGLRAGYGATEVLRGLDLTVQPGEIVAVLGANGVGKTTLNKVLSGVVSARAGEIRFDGKPMTKASASSIVEAGLIHVPEGRKIFPNLSVRENLVLGSYRRGRARRAENIERVFATFPRLRERAGQAAGTLSGGEQQMLAIGRGLMAEPRLLILDEPSLGLSPLLVEEMFALVRNLNREGLPIMLVEQNVVQSLDLATRAYILENGTVTLSGDAATLAADPALRRAYLGL, encoded by the coding sequence ATGCTTGAGGTGACGGGCCTGCGCGCCGGCTACGGCGCCACCGAGGTGCTGCGCGGCCTCGACCTGACGGTGCAGCCGGGCGAGATCGTCGCGGTGCTCGGCGCCAACGGCGTCGGCAAGACGACGCTCAACAAGGTCCTGTCCGGGGTCGTCTCGGCGCGGGCCGGCGAGATCCGCTTCGACGGCAAGCCGATGACGAAGGCCTCGGCCTCCTCCATCGTCGAGGCCGGTCTGATCCACGTGCCGGAAGGCCGCAAGATCTTCCCGAACCTCAGCGTGCGCGAGAACCTGGTGCTCGGCAGCTACCGCCGCGGCCGGGCGCGGAGAGCGGAGAACATCGAGCGGGTGTTCGCCACCTTCCCGCGCCTGCGCGAGCGGGCGGGGCAGGCCGCCGGCACGCTCTCGGGGGGCGAGCAGCAGATGCTCGCCATCGGCCGCGGCCTGATGGCCGAGCCGCGCCTGCTCATCCTCGACGAGCCCTCGCTCGGGCTCTCGCCGCTCCTCGTCGAGGAGATGTTCGCGCTCGTACGCAATCTCAACAGGGAAGGACTGCCGATCATGCTGGTGGAGCAGAACGTGGTGCAGTCGCTCGATCTCGCGACCCGCGCCTACATCCTGGAGAACGGCACCGTCACCCTGTCCGGCGACGCCGCGACGCTGGCCGCCGACCCGGCCCTGCGCCGGGCCTATCTGGGGCTGTAG
- a CDS encoding MmgE/PrpD family protein, which produces MGIVTPGIVPATTLLAEPAPAWLGRWTAFAADLSFADLPEAAVDRARLVLLDSLGVIAAGMREPECRALAERLAARRRGDAPAIGSGLSLDPRDAALVNGAAGTTLELDEGNQYARGHPAIHVVPAVLAAAQETGASGADLIAALVLGYEIGARIGIASKLRVTMHPHGTWGTVGAALAVARLHGADAAMIGRAIGLASSFGLSTSRRTMLEGATVRNTYAGFSNQLGLTAWDLAASGFLPERDGIGVVYGGILADDFSAEAMVESLGTRWEIARNYFKRHAACRYTHGALDALAQIRRDAGPLDPDSVRSVEVATYVWAAQLDHPAPETMLAAKFSLPFALAAALVRGEANTDAFRDEARADRRILSLARRVMVQEDPTMTAQLPGLRPAKVTLTLADGRKLSAQALTNRGDTEDPYSADDVREKFRALAGPVWGAERSEQIVAAVAGIDRAEGIGELLGLVG; this is translated from the coding sequence ATGGGCATCGTCACCCCCGGCATCGTCCCGGCCACCACCCTGCTGGCCGAACCCGCCCCCGCCTGGCTCGGCCGCTGGACCGCCTTCGCGGCGGACCTGTCCTTCGCCGACCTGCCCGAGGCGGCCGTCGACCGCGCCCGCCTCGTCCTGCTCGATTCCCTCGGCGTCATCGCCGCCGGGATGCGCGAGCCGGAATGCCGGGCGCTCGCGGAGCGCCTCGCCGCCCGCCGCAGGGGCGACGCGCCGGCGATCGGCAGCGGCCTGTCGCTCGATCCCCGCGACGCCGCCCTCGTCAACGGCGCCGCCGGCACGACGCTGGAGCTCGACGAGGGCAACCAATACGCCCGCGGCCACCCCGCGATCCACGTCGTCCCCGCCGTCCTGGCTGCCGCGCAGGAGACAGGCGCCTCCGGCGCCGACCTGATCGCGGCCCTCGTCCTCGGCTACGAGATCGGCGCGCGCATCGGCATCGCCTCGAAACTGCGGGTGACGATGCACCCGCACGGCACCTGGGGCACGGTGGGGGCGGCGCTCGCCGTCGCCAGGCTCCATGGCGCCGACGCCGCCATGATCGGCCGGGCGATCGGTCTCGCCTCGTCCTTCGGCCTGAGCACCAGCCGGCGCACGATGCTGGAGGGGGCGACGGTCCGCAACACCTATGCGGGCTTCTCCAACCAGCTCGGGCTGACCGCCTGGGACCTCGCCGCAAGCGGCTTCCTGCCGGAGCGCGACGGGATCGGCGTGGTCTATGGCGGCATCCTGGCCGACGATTTCTCGGCCGAAGCGATGGTCGAGAGCTTGGGCACCCGCTGGGAGATCGCCCGCAACTACTTCAAGCGCCACGCCGCCTGCCGCTACACCCACGGCGCCCTCGACGCCCTGGCGCAGATCCGCCGGGATGCCGGGCCCCTCGATCCGGATTCGGTGCGCTCGGTCGAGGTCGCCACCTATGTCTGGGCGGCGCAGCTCGACCATCCGGCCCCCGAGACGATGCTGGCGGCGAAGTTCTCCCTGCCCTTCGCCCTCGCGGCGGCGCTCGTGCGCGGCGAGGCGAACACCGACGCCTTCCGCGACGAGGCCAGGGCCGACCGCCGCATCCTGTCCCTCGCCCGTCGGGTGATGGTGCAGGAGGATCCCACCATGACCGCGCAGCTGCCGGGTTTGCGGCCGGCCAAGGTCACGCTGACGCTGGCCGACGGTCGCAAGCTCTCGGCCCAGGCGCTGACCAACCGCGGCGACACCGAGGATCCGTACTCCGCCGACGACGTGCGGGAGAAGTTTCGCGCGCTCGCCGGGCCGGTCTGGGGGGCGGAGCGGAGCGAACAGATCGTCGCGGCGGTGGCGGGGATCGACCGGGCGGAGGGGATTGGGGAGCTGCTGGGGTTGGTTGGATAG
- a CDS encoding isocitrate lyase/PEP mutase family protein: MSLKSRLAEDRVLVAPGVYDALTASIATDAGFEALYLSGAAIAYTRLGRPDIGLVSMSEVAETVTLVRDRVATPLVVDADNGYGNALNVERTVRLFERAGASAIQLEDQSYPKRCGHLQDKTLIGQAEMVGKIRAALDARVSAETLIVARTDAVAVEGFERAIERAQAYAEAGADVLFVEAPRSANQLAAVTKALGTQRPLVANMVEGGDTPLASAADLGAVGFRLVIFPGGIVRALARTAQAYYGSLAKAGTNAPFSDRMFDFGELNALIGTPETLARGRAYEGSAQ; this comes from the coding sequence ATGTCCCTGAAGTCCCGTCTCGCCGAGGACCGTGTCCTCGTCGCTCCGGGCGTCTACGACGCCCTCACGGCCTCGATCGCCACGGATGCGGGCTTCGAGGCCCTGTACCTCTCCGGCGCGGCCATCGCCTATACGCGCCTCGGCCGGCCCGATATCGGCCTCGTCTCGATGAGCGAGGTCGCCGAGACCGTGACCCTGGTGCGTGACCGGGTGGCGACGCCCCTCGTGGTCGATGCCGACAACGGCTACGGCAACGCGCTCAACGTCGAGCGCACCGTGCGGCTGTTCGAGCGGGCCGGCGCCAGCGCGATCCAGCTCGAGGACCAGAGCTACCCGAAGCGCTGCGGCCACCTCCAGGACAAGACGCTGATCGGCCAGGCCGAGATGGTCGGCAAGATCCGCGCCGCGCTCGATGCGCGCGTGAGCGCCGAGACCCTGATCGTCGCCCGCACCGACGCGGTGGCGGTCGAGGGCTTCGAGCGGGCGATCGAGCGGGCGCAGGCCTATGCGGAGGCCGGCGCCGACGTCCTGTTCGTCGAGGCGCCGCGCTCGGCCAACCAGCTCGCCGCGGTGACGAAGGCCCTCGGGACGCAGCGCCCGCTGGTCGCCAACATGGTCGAGGGCGGCGACACCCCGCTCGCCTCGGCGGCCGATCTCGGCGCTGTGGGCTTCCGCCTGGTGATCTTCCCCGGCGGCATCGTGCGGGCGCTCGCCCGCACCGCCCAGGCCTATTACGGCTCGCTGGCCAAGGCCGGCACCAACGCGCCCTTCTCCGACCGGATGTTCGATTTCGGCGAGCTGAACGCCCTGATCGGCACCCCCGAGACGCTGGCCCGCGGCCGTGCTTACGAGGGGAGCGCTCAATGA